From Candidatus Poribacteria bacterium, the proteins below share one genomic window:
- a CDS encoding type II toxin-antitoxin system RelE/ParE family toxin: MYTLEFRARARSNLRRLDVTIRTRILNKLERLCENCDTHRHEALRDPHRGKFRLRIADAYRVIYTFNRHTREIIVHEVGHRSSVY; encoded by the coding sequence ATGTACACGTTAGAGTTCAGGGCACGTGCAAGGTCAAATTTACGGCGTTTAGATGTCACTATCCGAACACGAATCCTCAATAAATTGGAACGGTTATGCGAAAATTGCGATACACATCGCCACGAAGCTCTCCGAGATCCCCATAGAGGCAAGTTCCGTTTACGCATTGCTGATGCTTACCGAGTTATCTATACCTTTAATAGGCACACAAGAGAGATTATTGTTCACGAAGTTGGACATCGGAGCAGCGTTTATTAA